In a single window of the Chloroflexota bacterium genome:
- a CDS encoding rod shape-determining protein codes for MFGPFNTLLGLFSRDLGIDLGTANTLVYAKDRGVVLSEPSVVATDQNTMRVLAVGAEAKKMVGRTPSNITAMRPLRDGVIADFDTVETMLQYFISRVHDELPFAPRPRVIVGVPSGVTEVEKRAVHEASLQAGAREVYLIEEPMAAAIGAGQPIQEATGNMIVDIGGGTTEVAVISLGGVVVSHSIRVAGDEIDEQIVEYCRNEHMLLIGERTAEACKIAVGSAYAGLQEDTVLVRGRDLQSGLPRQAELTSGHIREAIGGPVTEIVDNVKLAIEATPPELLADIMEHGIYLAGGGALLRNLDKRIEQEADIPVHVSENPLEAVVRGTGACLHNLEAYREVFVAENRSPYG; via the coding sequence ATGTTTGGTCCGTTCAACACGCTTCTCGGGCTCTTCTCGCGCGACCTCGGCATCGACCTTGGCACGGCGAACACCCTGGTCTATGCGAAAGACCGCGGCGTGGTGCTGTCCGAGCCGTCGGTGGTCGCGACCGACCAGAACACGATGCGCGTGCTGGCCGTGGGCGCCGAGGCCAAGAAGATGGTGGGCCGAACTCCGTCCAACATCACGGCCATGCGACCGCTGCGCGACGGCGTGATCGCCGATTTCGACACTGTGGAAACCATGCTGCAGTACTTCATCAGCCGCGTGCACGATGAGCTGCCGTTCGCGCCGCGTCCCCGCGTGATCGTCGGCGTGCCCTCCGGCGTCACCGAGGTTGAGAAGCGCGCCGTCCACGAGGCGAGCCTGCAGGCCGGCGCCCGCGAGGTGTACCTGATCGAGGAGCCGATGGCTGCCGCCATCGGCGCCGGACAACCGATTCAGGAGGCCACGGGCAACATGATCGTGGACATCGGCGGCGGCACGACCGAGGTCGCCGTGATTTCACTGGGCGGCGTGGTGGTGAGCCACAGCATTCGCGTGGCGGGCGACGAGATCGACGAGCAGATCGTGGAGTACTGCCGCAACGAGCACATGCTGCTCATCGGCGAGCGCACGGCGGAGGCTTGCAAGATCGCCGTCGGATCGGCCTACGCCGGTTTGCAGGAAGACACCGTGCTTGTCCGCGGCCGTGACCTGCAGAGCGGGCTGCCGCGCCAGGCCGAGCTGACCTCCGGGCACATCCGCGAGGCGATTGGCGGGCCGGTGACCGAAATCGTTGACAACGTGAAGCTCGCCATCGAGGCCACGCCCCCTGAGCTGCTGGCCGACATCATGGAGCACGGCATCTATCTCGCCGGCGGTGGGGCGTTGCTGCGCAATCTGGACAAGCGCATCGAGCAGGAGGCCGACATTCCGGTACACGTCTCGGAGAATCCGCTTGAGGCGGTCGTGCGGGGCACGGGAGCGTGCCTGCACAACCTCGAGGCGTACCGCGAAGTCTTCGTCGCCGAGAACAGATCGCCCTACGGCTAG